Proteins encoded together in one Carya illinoinensis cultivar Pawnee chromosome 3, C.illinoinensisPawnee_v1, whole genome shotgun sequence window:
- the LOC122302394 gene encoding DEAD-box ATP-dependent RNA helicase FANCM isoform X2, translated as MTSAITNQIIDEDDDGFDWEAAVREIDVACQTAKPCTPRPDQFSHFAPTISNFHYSKNKKRAVPSRQSTLDKFVAKAGPPRPRSEEPDQDRAQGDKGVGYIDIDADAAKTWIYPVNVPLRDYQFAITKKALFSNTLVALPTGLGKTLIAAVVMYNYFRWFPDGKIVFAAPSRPLVMQQIEACHNIVGIPQEWTIDMTGQISPAKRACFWKTKRVFFVTPQVLEKDIQSGTCLVKYLVCLVIDEAHRALGNYSYCVAVRELMAVPVQLRMLALTATPGSKQQTIQHIIDNLNVSTLEYRTESDDDVSPYVHNRKIELIQVAMGQDAVEINNKLSEVIRPIVARLCAVGVLQNRDYQTLSPCELLNFRDKFRQAPPPDLAHIKYNEVEGYFGVLITLYHIRKLLSSHGIRPSYEMLEEKLQQGFFARFMSKNEDIWKVKLLMQQSLSHGAPSPKLSKMLEVLLDHFKTKDPQNSRVIIFSNFRGSVRDIMEALGNIGDLVRATQFIGQSTGKALKGQSQKVQQDVLEKFRAGGYNVIVATSIGEEGLDIMEVDLVICFDANVSPLRMIQRMGRTGRKHDGRVVVLACEGSELKGYMRKQASSKAVRKHMRNGGMNSFNFHSSPRMTFPSRVHKVMHGCRTGMLIDTMQHLQGLSFSADNKTTDVEDEVLLGKSLVVNVAKQHSTGTEGLLVHNDSLCIKSHREVLGTEVSPREVLRTEEKHSVLDFCGQNPSAHSYLFGSDYVSVDSFGKVLILDVPLLPLKEGPHSKYTTASSTASLNSSKQDFCHLQTSAEDKKELTMQATCVGEITPVNRCIKDETLPTSGLFGSDVKQETTLDGVQNIPERPSLNGIFFSEGDSDGGTPDVEIINEALLLADECRDTFRDIELSPRLTNLIKCGVVPESPIHDKGSPTDEKKNEFLVSDLVSPVQLDTELGVKSSSSGKDERVIMDVIDNGRNGFVSPVNDEIQTPVFKLNNNVSIRGCTSTSPVVEEAQTPFVNLTNNSSNKDWHLSSGDKSESVEQRSKLKRLRKIGDYGKSRNLKSMKENLVVPIANLARSFSSTSCIQNKNARGRKNPVKDVRAFVEEEAEVSSDVDASDDEEDDQDYNSYDSFIDDRMSPTASSTPAESCRIDMMAIYRRSLLSQSPMERQHNHFATFSPISVAPMSRIGENGSSSGKTLCSLRMPQTDSAIQLAGRNSESFQTSRISSQVPCTTIVTIKEDQEMETRKRKLSLYQSESTPTINLETEFLLQSEAAGRESLHCDTNGDANKDAFYDDQFYEDLDLDAVEAQATLLLKQKSELPHPKNPTPGSPSFDLGI; from the exons ATGACCTCAGCCATTACTAACCAAATAATCGATGAAGACGATGAT GGTTTTGATTGGGAAGCAGCCGTTAGAGAAATCGATGTGGCTTGCCAAACCGCGAAGCCCTGCACTCCACGACCGGACCAATTTTCCCATTTTGCCCCTaccatttcaaattttcattattCTAAGAATAAGAAAAGGGCCGTGCCTTCTCGGCAATCTACGCTCGATAAATTTGTCGCCAAGGCGGGCCCACCGAGGCCTCGTTCGGAGGAACCGGATCAAGATCGTGCTCAGGGTGATAAAGGGGTCGGATACATTGACATTGATGCCGACGCAGCCAAAACTTGGATATACCCAG TTAATGTTCCTCTTCGGGACTATCAATTTGCTATTACCAAGAAGGCGTTATTTTCTAATACACTGGTGGCATTGCCTACTGGACTTGGGAAGACACTTATTGCTGCAGTTGTTATGTACAACTACTTCAGATGGTTTCCTGATG GAAAAATAGTCTTTGCTGCTCCTTCTCGACCCCTTGTCATGCAACAGATAGAAGCATGTCATAATATTGTAGGAATTCCTCAA GAATGGACAATTGATATGACGGGTCAGATAAGTCCTGCAAAGAGAGCATGCTTTTGGAAAACTAAACGAGTTTTCTTTGTCACTCCACAAGTGCTGGAAAAAGATATTCAGTCTG GCACATGTTTGGTGAAATATTTGGTGTGTTTGGTGATTGATGAAGCTCATCGAGCATTGggaaattattcttattgtgTTGCAGTCCGAGAG CTAATGGCTGTACCAGTGCAACTGAGAATGCTAGCTTTGACTGCAACACCAGGAT CAAAGCAGCAGACCATCCAGCATATTATTGATAACTTGAATGTATCAACACTTGAATATCGCActgaaagtgatgatgatgtTAGCCCATATGTGCACAACAGGAAAATAGAGTTGATCCAG GTTGCAATGGGGCAAGATGCggtagaaataaataataagctcTCAGAAGTAATACGTCCAATTGTAGCCAGGCTTTGTGCTGTTGGAGTTCTCCAGAATAGAGACTATCAAACC TTGAGCCCATGTGAGTTACTTAACTTTAGGGATAAATTTCGTCAAGCACCCCCACCAGACCTTGCCCACATTAAGTATAATGAAGTGGAAGGATATTTTGGAGTTCTTATTACTCTTTATCATATTCGTAAGCTACTCTCAAGCCATGGGATAAGGCCATCATATGAAATGCTTGAAGAGAAGTTGCAACAAGG GTTTTTTGCAAGATTTATGAGTAAAAATGAAGATATATGGAAAGTGAAACTCTTAATGCAGCAAAGCCTGTCGCATGGTGCACCAAGTCCGAAATTGTCCAAAATGTTAGAAGTACTGCTTGATCATTTCA AAACAAAGGATCCACAAAACTCAAGGgttattattttctcaaattttaggGGAAGTGTCAG GGACATAATGGAAGCACTAGGGAATATCGGGGATTTAGTTAGAGCTACCCAGTTTATTGGCCAAAGCACAG GAAAAGCATTGAAAGGCCAGTCACAAAAAGTTCAACAGGATGTTTTGGAG AAATTTCGGGCCGGTGGTTACAATGTCATTGTTGCCACATCAATTGGTGAAGAAGGCCTGGATATCATGGAAGTTGATCTTGTAATATGTTTTGATGCTAATGTGTCGCCATTGAGGATGATTCAGCGCATGGGAAGAACTGGAAGAAAGCATGATGGACGAGTTG TAGTTTTAGCTTGTGAAGGTTCAGAACTGAAGGGTTACATGCGAAAACAGGCAAGCAGCAAGGCTGTTAGAAAACACATGCGAAATGGGGGAATGAATAGTTTTAACTTTCATTCTAGTCCAAGGATG ACATTTCCATCTAGAGTGCATAAGGTAATGCATGGATGTAGAACCGGGATGCTGATTGATACAATGCAACATTTGCAAGGACTATCCTTTTCCGCAGACAATAAAACCACTGATGTTGAG gATGAAGTCCTTCTAGGAAAGAGTTTGGTGGTCAATGTTGCTAAACAGCACAGCACTGGAACAGAAG GTTTGCTAGTTCACAATGATTCTCTATGCATAAAATCACACAGAGAAGTATTGGGCACTGAAGTATCACCTAGGGAGGTTTTAAGAACTGAGGAGAAGCATAGTGTGCTTGATTTCTGTGGCCAAAATCCTTCTGCACACTCGTACCTCTTTGGTTCAGATTATGTATCTGTTGATTCTTTTGGAAAAGTCTTAATTTTAGATGTCCCTTTACTTCCTTTGAAAGAAGGGCCACATTCTAAGTATACAACTGCAAGCAGTACAGCGTCTTTGAATTCTTCAAAGCAAGATTTCTGCCATTTGCAGACTTCAGCTGAAGACAAGAAGGAACTAACTATGCAAGCTACATGTGTTGGAGAAATAACTCCCGTAAATAGATGCATAAAGGATGAGACTTTGCCAACATCTGGATTATTTGGCTCTGATGTCAAGCAAGAGACGACATTGGATGGAGTTCAGAATATTCCCGAAAGACCAAGTttaaatggaattttttttagtgAAGGAGATAGTGATGGTGGGACCCCGGATGTTGAGATTATAAATGAAGCACTTCTTCTTGCTGATGAATGCAGAGACACTTTCAGAGATATTGAGCTCAGTCCACGGCTGACTAATTTGATTAAATGCGGTGTTGTTCCAGAGTCTCCTATTCATGATAAAG GATCACCAActgatgaaaagaaaaatgagtttcTGGTTTCTGACCTTGTTTCACCTGTCCAATTGGACACTGAACTGGGAGTGAAGTCTTCAAGTTCAGGAAAAGATGAACGGGTCATTATGGACGTTATCGACAATGGAAGAAATGGTTTTGTTTCTCCTGTCAATGATGAAATTCAAACTCCTGTTTTTAAGTTGAACAATAATGTCAGTATAAGAGGATGCACCTCCACTTCTCCAGTTGTTGAGGAAGCCCAAACTCCCTTTGTAAACCTGACAAACAATAGCTCTAACAAAGATTGGCATTTGAGTTCTGGAGATAAGTCTGAAAGTGTTGAACAGAGAAGTAAGCTTAAAAGATTGCGCAAAATTGGAGATTATGGGAAAAGCAGAAATCTAAAGAGCATGAAAGAAAATCTTGTTGTTCCAATAGCAAACCTTGCAAGATCATTTTCTAGCACCAGTTGTATCCAAAATAAGAATGCCAGAG GTAGAAAGAATCCAGTCAAAGATGTCAGGGCCTTTGTTGAGGAGGAAGCTGA GGTGTCTTCAGACGTTGATGCATCTGATGACGAGGAAGATGACCAGGACTACAATTCATACGATAGTTTCATAGATGACAGGATGAGTCCAACTGCCTCAAGTACTCCAGCTGAAAGTTGTAGAATTGACATGATGGCAATTTACAG GCGTTCTTTGCTCAGCCAATCACCAATGGAGAGGCAGCATAACCACTTTGCCACCTTTAGTCCTATCTCTGTGGCTCCGATGAGCAGGATAGGTGAAAATGGAAGTTCTTCGGGCAAGACTCTATGCTCTCTTCGAATGCCACAAACTGACTCTGCAATTCAATTAGCAGGAAGAAATTCAGAATCCTTTCAAACGAGCAGGATCTCTTCACAAGTGCCATGTACAACCATTGTTACCATAAAGGAAGATCAGGAGATGGAAACTAGAAAGAGAAAATTAAGTTTATATCAATCAGAATCGACTCCTACAATTAACTTAGAGACAGAATTCTTGCTTCAATCAGAGGCTGCAGGCAGGGAATCATTACATTGTGACACTAATGGAGATGCAAATAAGGATGCTTTTTATGATGATCAATTTTATGAAGATCTTGACCTTGATGCGGTGGAGGCACAGGCTACCTTGCTTCTCAAACAGAAATCTGAGCTTCCTCACCCAAAAAACCCGACACCCGGTTCTCCATCATTTGATCTTGGGATATGA
- the LOC122302394 gene encoding DEAD-box ATP-dependent RNA helicase FANCM isoform X4: MTSAITNQIIDEDDDGFDWEAAVREIDVACQTAKPCTPRPDQFSHFAPTISNFHYSKNKKRAVPSRQSTLDKFVAKAGPPRPRSEEPDQDRAQGDKGVGYIDIDADAAKTWIYPVNVPLRDYQFAITKKALFSNTLVALPTGLGKTLIAAVVMYNYFRWFPDGKIVFAAPSRPLVMQQIEACHNIVGIPQEWTIDMTGQISPAKRACFWKTKRVFFVTPQVLEKDIQSGTCLVKYLVCLVIDEAHRALGNYSYCVAVRELMAVPVQLRMLALTATPGSKQQTIQHIIDNLNVSTLEYRTESDDDVSPYVHNRKIELIQVAMGQDAVEINNKLSEVIRPIVARLCAVGVLQNRDYQTLSPCELLNFRDKFRQAPPPDLAHIKYNEVEGYFGVLITLYHIRKLLSSHGIRPSYEMLEEKLQQGFFARFMSKNEDIWKVKLLMQQSLSHGAPSPKLSKMLEVLLDHFKTKDPQNSRVIIFSNFRGSVRDIMEALGNIGDLVRATQFIGQSTGKALKGQSQKVQQDVLEKFRAGGYNVIVATSIGEEGLDIMEVDLVICFDANVSPLRMIQRMGRTGRKHDGRVVVLACEGSELKGYMRKQASSKAVRKHMRNGGMNSFNFHSSPRMIPHIYKPEVQFVSLSIAQFVPRGKKVKDNHAIQTSVFEDKLTVAETSLLAKYFHHTDENTWKPSLIAFPHFQTFPSRVHKVMHGCRTGMLIDTMQHLQGLSFSADNKTTDVEDEVLLGKSLVVNVAKQHSTGTEGLLVHNDSLCIKSHREVLGTEVSPREVLRTEEKHSVLDFCGQNPSAHSYLFGSDYVSVDSFGKVLILDVPLLPLKEGPHSKYTTASSTASLNSSKQDFCHLQTSAEDKKELTMQATCVGEITPVNRCIKDETLPTSGLFGSDVKQETTLDGVQNIPERPSLNGIFFSEGDSDGGTPDVEIINEALLLADECRDTFRDIELSPRLTNLIKCGVVPESPIHDKGSPTDEKKNEFLVSDLVSPVQLDTELGVKSSSSGKDERVIMDVIDNGRNGFVSPVNDEIQTPVFKLNNNVSIRGCTSTSPVVEEAQTPFVNLTNNSSNKDWHLSSGDKSESVEQRSKLKRLRKIGDYGKSRNLKSMKENLVVPIANLARSFSSTSCIQNKNARGRKNPVKDVRAFVEEEAEVSSDVDASDDEEDDQDYNSYDSFIDDRMSPTASSTPAESCRIDMMAIYRFLISLSLSLQQCVENLVYP, from the exons ATGACCTCAGCCATTACTAACCAAATAATCGATGAAGACGATGAT GGTTTTGATTGGGAAGCAGCCGTTAGAGAAATCGATGTGGCTTGCCAAACCGCGAAGCCCTGCACTCCACGACCGGACCAATTTTCCCATTTTGCCCCTaccatttcaaattttcattattCTAAGAATAAGAAAAGGGCCGTGCCTTCTCGGCAATCTACGCTCGATAAATTTGTCGCCAAGGCGGGCCCACCGAGGCCTCGTTCGGAGGAACCGGATCAAGATCGTGCTCAGGGTGATAAAGGGGTCGGATACATTGACATTGATGCCGACGCAGCCAAAACTTGGATATACCCAG TTAATGTTCCTCTTCGGGACTATCAATTTGCTATTACCAAGAAGGCGTTATTTTCTAATACACTGGTGGCATTGCCTACTGGACTTGGGAAGACACTTATTGCTGCAGTTGTTATGTACAACTACTTCAGATGGTTTCCTGATG GAAAAATAGTCTTTGCTGCTCCTTCTCGACCCCTTGTCATGCAACAGATAGAAGCATGTCATAATATTGTAGGAATTCCTCAA GAATGGACAATTGATATGACGGGTCAGATAAGTCCTGCAAAGAGAGCATGCTTTTGGAAAACTAAACGAGTTTTCTTTGTCACTCCACAAGTGCTGGAAAAAGATATTCAGTCTG GCACATGTTTGGTGAAATATTTGGTGTGTTTGGTGATTGATGAAGCTCATCGAGCATTGggaaattattcttattgtgTTGCAGTCCGAGAG CTAATGGCTGTACCAGTGCAACTGAGAATGCTAGCTTTGACTGCAACACCAGGAT CAAAGCAGCAGACCATCCAGCATATTATTGATAACTTGAATGTATCAACACTTGAATATCGCActgaaagtgatgatgatgtTAGCCCATATGTGCACAACAGGAAAATAGAGTTGATCCAG GTTGCAATGGGGCAAGATGCggtagaaataaataataagctcTCAGAAGTAATACGTCCAATTGTAGCCAGGCTTTGTGCTGTTGGAGTTCTCCAGAATAGAGACTATCAAACC TTGAGCCCATGTGAGTTACTTAACTTTAGGGATAAATTTCGTCAAGCACCCCCACCAGACCTTGCCCACATTAAGTATAATGAAGTGGAAGGATATTTTGGAGTTCTTATTACTCTTTATCATATTCGTAAGCTACTCTCAAGCCATGGGATAAGGCCATCATATGAAATGCTTGAAGAGAAGTTGCAACAAGG GTTTTTTGCAAGATTTATGAGTAAAAATGAAGATATATGGAAAGTGAAACTCTTAATGCAGCAAAGCCTGTCGCATGGTGCACCAAGTCCGAAATTGTCCAAAATGTTAGAAGTACTGCTTGATCATTTCA AAACAAAGGATCCACAAAACTCAAGGgttattattttctcaaattttaggGGAAGTGTCAG GGACATAATGGAAGCACTAGGGAATATCGGGGATTTAGTTAGAGCTACCCAGTTTATTGGCCAAAGCACAG GAAAAGCATTGAAAGGCCAGTCACAAAAAGTTCAACAGGATGTTTTGGAG AAATTTCGGGCCGGTGGTTACAATGTCATTGTTGCCACATCAATTGGTGAAGAAGGCCTGGATATCATGGAAGTTGATCTTGTAATATGTTTTGATGCTAATGTGTCGCCATTGAGGATGATTCAGCGCATGGGAAGAACTGGAAGAAAGCATGATGGACGAGTTG TAGTTTTAGCTTGTGAAGGTTCAGAACTGAAGGGTTACATGCGAAAACAGGCAAGCAGCAAGGCTGTTAGAAAACACATGCGAAATGGGGGAATGAATAGTTTTAACTTTCATTCTAGTCCAAGGATG ATTCCCCATATTTACAAACCGGAAGTCCAATTTGTTTCACTGTCGATTGCACAATTCGTTCCACGGggaaagaaagtgaaagataaTCATGCTATTCAAACATCTGTGTTTGAAGACAAACTAACTGTTGCTGAGACTAGTTTACTTGCCAAGTATTTCCACCATACAGATGAGAACACGTGGAAGCCATCTCTTATTGCCTTTCCTCACTTCCAGACATTTCCATCTAGAGTGCATAAGGTAATGCATGGATGTAGAACCGGGATGCTGATTGATACAATGCAACATTTGCAAGGACTATCCTTTTCCGCAGACAATAAAACCACTGATGTTGAG gATGAAGTCCTTCTAGGAAAGAGTTTGGTGGTCAATGTTGCTAAACAGCACAGCACTGGAACAGAAG GTTTGCTAGTTCACAATGATTCTCTATGCATAAAATCACACAGAGAAGTATTGGGCACTGAAGTATCACCTAGGGAGGTTTTAAGAACTGAGGAGAAGCATAGTGTGCTTGATTTCTGTGGCCAAAATCCTTCTGCACACTCGTACCTCTTTGGTTCAGATTATGTATCTGTTGATTCTTTTGGAAAAGTCTTAATTTTAGATGTCCCTTTACTTCCTTTGAAAGAAGGGCCACATTCTAAGTATACAACTGCAAGCAGTACAGCGTCTTTGAATTCTTCAAAGCAAGATTTCTGCCATTTGCAGACTTCAGCTGAAGACAAGAAGGAACTAACTATGCAAGCTACATGTGTTGGAGAAATAACTCCCGTAAATAGATGCATAAAGGATGAGACTTTGCCAACATCTGGATTATTTGGCTCTGATGTCAAGCAAGAGACGACATTGGATGGAGTTCAGAATATTCCCGAAAGACCAAGTttaaatggaattttttttagtgAAGGAGATAGTGATGGTGGGACCCCGGATGTTGAGATTATAAATGAAGCACTTCTTCTTGCTGATGAATGCAGAGACACTTTCAGAGATATTGAGCTCAGTCCACGGCTGACTAATTTGATTAAATGCGGTGTTGTTCCAGAGTCTCCTATTCATGATAAAG GATCACCAActgatgaaaagaaaaatgagtttcTGGTTTCTGACCTTGTTTCACCTGTCCAATTGGACACTGAACTGGGAGTGAAGTCTTCAAGTTCAGGAAAAGATGAACGGGTCATTATGGACGTTATCGACAATGGAAGAAATGGTTTTGTTTCTCCTGTCAATGATGAAATTCAAACTCCTGTTTTTAAGTTGAACAATAATGTCAGTATAAGAGGATGCACCTCCACTTCTCCAGTTGTTGAGGAAGCCCAAACTCCCTTTGTAAACCTGACAAACAATAGCTCTAACAAAGATTGGCATTTGAGTTCTGGAGATAAGTCTGAAAGTGTTGAACAGAGAAGTAAGCTTAAAAGATTGCGCAAAATTGGAGATTATGGGAAAAGCAGAAATCTAAAGAGCATGAAAGAAAATCTTGTTGTTCCAATAGCAAACCTTGCAAGATCATTTTCTAGCACCAGTTGTATCCAAAATAAGAATGCCAGAG GTAGAAAGAATCCAGTCAAAGATGTCAGGGCCTTTGTTGAGGAGGAAGCTGA GGTGTCTTCAGACGTTGATGCATCTGATGACGAGGAAGATGACCAGGACTACAATTCATACGATAGTTTCATAGATGACAGGATGAGTCCAACTGCCTCAAGTACTCCAGCTGAAAGTTGTAGAATTGACATGATGGCAATTTACAGGtttttgatctctctctctctgtctctgcaGCAGTGTGTTGAAAATCTAGTTTATCCTTAG